The genomic window AGGAAGTGGAAAAAGAATTAAAGATCTTACTCAGGAAATCGGTGATTATGCTGCATTCGTAAGCATGAAGATTGATCCGCTCTCTTCACTCTCTTTCCAGCCGGGTGCCAGGTTTATATATAACTCCAAGTATAAAGCACCACTTGTTTATTCCTTGAATCTAAAATGGAATCCTACTCAAAAGTGGGTTTGTCGGGTAACTTATGCCCGTGGATTCAAAGCTCCTGCCTTGAAAGAACTCTATCTCTATTTTGTCGATATCAATCATAATGTGCAAGGCAATGCTGACCTCAAATCGGAATATTCCCATAATATGAATTTTAATATGGGCTATTTCAATGAGTCAAAGTCAAGCTATTTCAGTGCTGAAGCCGGTCTCTTCTATAATAATATTGATAATAATATCGCATTGGCTTCTGTGAATAATGATCTGTATACTTATATAAACATCGGTAAATTTATTTCTCGGGGTGGTCAGGCGAATATTACCTGGAACAATTACCCGGCGCTGAGCGTAAGATTGGGGGCATCCTTAACCGGACAAAAATTCGCGTTCAATAAATCATTCATAGCTGCTGCCGAGGAATATTGGAGTAATGATATCACAACAAATATCTCCTATAAAGTGAGTAAACTTGGAACCACAGCCACACTTTTTTACAAGTATTCCGGTAGAGCTCCTCAGGTAAGTCCTGGAGATGATGAAACAATTGGTGCTTTTTGGGTTGAAAAATACCATATGCTTGACATATCTGTCATCAAATCATTTCTAAAAAACACACTTTCTGTTTCAGCTGGAGGAAAAAACTTATTCAATGTCACAACTATACCCGCCACAGGTTCCGGGGGGAGTGCCCATTCAGGGAGTAGTGATTCCATGAATATCGCTTGGGGTAGAACATGGTTCTTGAAACTCTCCTATAATTTTAATAAATACAAATGACCCGGTTAATACTGATATCAACTGTTATACTGCCACTGCTATTCCTTACAGCTTGCTTTAAAGAGGATGAAAAAGTTACGCCTCACTTGCCGGGAAATACACTAGTCGATACGGTTGAACTTACCAATCTATACAAATACCAGGTTTTTTATGAATTGAATTCAGCTACTTCTGTTGGCTCTTCTCTTCGTAAACAATGGGATATTGCTTTCGAATCTTCACCCGAAGGTTGGCATATCCGACTCAATACAAGTTGTTTTATGTATGCAGCCGCATTTCCAGGACAGGAGTTTGGAATTATGGCTGATACAACAAATGCTTCATGGAAGTTTGATAACTCTAATGGAGATGCCGATTCATTGGCTATCGGTAAGTGGTTTACAGTCAATGGAAATGATACTGTTTCAAATGGGAACTTATTGATCGTTAATAGGGGAATTGACGAGTTGGGGAATGATCGGGGTTACAGGCAGCTTATCATCGATAGCCTTTCCGGTGGAATATTCTACTTCAGGACGGCAAAATTTAATGGTAGCGATCAAAAATCTTACGTTCTGAATAAAGTCCCTGGCTCAAATTATAGCCTTTTTTCTTTTGATACCGGGGTGTCCCCCCTTGAGGAACCACCATCAAATGCCTGGGACCTCATGTTCACTCAATATACTACTTTGCTTTATACTGACCTTGGGGAACCCTATCCTTACCTCGTGACAGGTGTTCTCATGAATCCTGTCAATGTATCAGTGGCAAGGGATACTTCACATACTTTTTCTGAAATAACCATCGAATCCGTTGAAGGTCTCCAATTTTCAAACCAACAGGATTTTATTGGTTACGATTGGAAATACTATGACTTTGATACAGGCTCTTATACAGTCGATTTGAATAAGATATATGTAATCCGCGATAATAAAGGCTTCCTTTATAAACTCCGGTTTCTTGGATTCTATAATAATCTTGGAGAAAAAGGATTTCCTTCCTTCGAATTCCAGAGACTTTAACTCCATTCTTTTTGCACTTATTGCTCATTTCATGGGCTATTTGCCCTTACTCCTTAAAATAATGTAATTTTGCAGCCATTTTAATGTAAACCCTTATGAAAGTTCGCCATATTTCCCTCATTATTATATGCCTGTTTGGCCTGAGTCTTAGCTTGAGTGCGCAATTGCAAAAAAGTGACGCATCAGTGCAGGCATGGCCAACCACAGGCTTCTCACCAGAAATTACAGAATTGGACCTTCACTATGAAATAGGATTTCTGGCTTCTGATTCTTTGAAAGGCCGTCGCCCTGGTATGAATGAAGAAATCGTTGCGGCTCAATATATCCGTGAAATATTTTCAAAAGCTGGGTTGTCATTACCCTTAAATAAAGGTCTCCAGGAGTTTACGATTGTCGCTGATATTTTCCCTGGTCCGCAGAACATCTTCACCTTCGATAATGTCTCTGCAGAACTAAATAAAGACTTTGTTCCACTGTCATTTTCTTCAAATGCTGAAGTTATTGCTTCAGCAGCATTTGCAGGATATGGATTTGATATTGACCTTGATTCATTGAAATGGAACGATTATTTAGGCCTGGATGTCAAAGGGAAATGGGTCGTTATCCTTCGTGGAGACCCTGAGCCTGAGAAATCAAATAGTGCATTTATAGCTTTTGAACAGGAACGATCCAAAGTGCTGACTGCTAAAGATAAAGGTGCTGCCGGTGTATTGCTTGTTACTCCTTCTGATATCGATAAGTCAGATGCATTGATGCATGTTCAATATGACAAAACCCCTTCAGATGCCGGTATTCCTGTGCTTAACATCACCAGGGCCCTGGCTGATAAAATCCTTGGATCAATGAACTACACGGTAGCTGACCTTGAAGCATCAATAAAATCTGATCATAAACCCCTTAGTTTTTATCTTCCAATAACCATAAATGGTAAAACGGATCTTATCCAGAAAAAGGTGCAAACCAATAATGTGATTGGTGTCATAAAAGGAAATGATCCTATCCTGGCCGAAGAGTATATTGTTATTGGAGCTCATTATGATCATCTGGGACTTGGAGGAGAAAACTCTGGTTCCAGGATACCGGATGAAATTGCAGTACACAACGGTGCAGATGATAATGCTTCCGGAACGGCTGGGTTACTGGAACTTGCACAGTGGCTGCAGTCAAAACAAAAAGAACTAAAACGCTCTATCATGTTTGTTGCCTTCGCCGGCGAAGAAATGGGACTATTGGGTTCCAGGGAGTTCATTAAAAATCCACCTGTCGATAAAGGAAAAATGATCGCTATGATAAATATGGATATGATCGGCCGGTTAAACCCTGTTTCAAAAACGATTAGTGTAGGAGGGACCGGAACATCTGTTGAAAGTGATACAATCATAGCCACTCTCTCTGCTAACAGATCTTTTGTTGTGAATCGCTCTCCGGATGGATATGGACCTTCAGATCATGCTTCTTTCTATAGTGAAAATATCCCGGTCTTCTATTTTACTACTGGGGCACATGAAGACTACCACACTCCATCTGATGACCTTGAAAAGCTGGATTTAAAAGGACAGGTAGCGATCCTTGAAATGATTGCTGACCTGGCAGAACTACTGTCAGTAAAACCAGAACGCTTGACTTTTAAAGAGGCTGGAACAAAACAGGCTGCCCGTTATGGACGCAATATGAAAGTTACCCTTGGAATCATACCGGATATGGTTTCAAGTGATAATAACGGTTTAAGGGTAGATGGTACACGTAAAGGCGGCCCTGCAGAAAAAGCCGGGATTCTCAAAGGTGACGTGATTATTGCTCTCGATGGGCAAACTGTTACCAATATCTATGATTATATGTCACGCCTGGGTAAAATAAAACCTGGCCAGGTCGCTGGCGTGGAAATACTTAGAAATGGGAAAAAGGAAATCTTAATCGTTCAATTTTAATTTGATATCTGATGTTTAGATTTCTGACGGAAGAATTAATTATAAAATTTTTAAAGTTTGGAGCAGTTGGAGCTACAGGGGTAGTCGTTGATTTCGGTTTTACCTATGTGAGCAAGGAGATATTGAAAATCCAGAAATATGTAGCAAATGCTATCGGGTTCACTATTGCCGCCACTACTAACTATTTCCTCAACAGGTGGTGGACATTCCATAGTAATAATCCTGACATCGGAATAGAATACTCCCGCTTCCTTTTTATATCAATTCTGGGATTGGGTATCAATACTTTCGTAATCTGGCTCCTGGTAAGCAGATATAACAGAAATTTTTACCTGTCAAAGCTTTTTGCAATAGGTGTAGTTACTATTTGGAATTTTATCCTGAACCTGATCTTTACTTTTGCCTGATAATTCACAAAATAGCAGTCGGTTAATAAGTCCGTGACATCGCCTCAGGAATAACAATAATGTAATCTCCTTTCCCTTCCTGGTCTTCTGAAAGTTTTACCGGATCTGGCTGTTCAACGGTCGAAATGGTAAGAATTCTGAGTGTTGGTGCGGATTTCTTAAGATACCAGACAATACCTTCATAATTATCACTGTGATAGGTGCCGTTAAAATGCAGAAAAGTACTACCTGCTGTCCAATTGCGAAGTATTGATTGCGCCATTGTAGCATCCTTTAAAGCTTGCGCCATGGTAATAGTCTGAGAAACATGCTCTGATTCCCCCATCTCCTTGAGCATATTTTTATAACAACCTAATTCAGGATCAAAGGCTATCGGGCGATCAGCAATCAACCGATATGCTTCCTGATCCAGGTTGTCTAATGCTTCAAAACCAGATTTATTTACCATCGAAGCATACCTCCTGGGTACATTGGTTGCAATAAAATGCAGACTGCTGTCCTTCGCAAAGTTTAACAAAGGCTTATAGTCTGTCTTGTAATTTGGCCAGAGTTTAACTTCAGTTTCAAAGTTTTTTTCTTTAATACTTCCTGACAAATATTCGTTGATAAGCAACTGGTTATCTGTTTCGAACATCTCAGCTCCCAGGATTAGCTTTTTCCCTTTTAATTGATAAAGATCTTTGGTTAATTCAAGTTGTAACCAATGACAGATGGATACATTGTGCAGTTCGCCGAACATCACAATATCTGCCTTAGCTGCCTCTTCTATAAGTGTTTGATAGGATGTCGGTTTACCCTTATCATTAAATAAACAATAGGCCGGCTTGTCCGATTTCATGGAAATTAGAAACAGTGATAATAAGGTAATAATCAAGATGCTTTTCATAATCGTTTGGATTTGAATAAGAATAAATGGTCACCTATTTCTTTAATTGATTTCCTTCAAACATGAGGGGTAGGAAATTGTTCACTCCTTCAACAATCCAGGTGATACTGTTACTACCCTGTAAAATAGTCCGTATGGGTTTTCCTGAAAGGTTTTCATATTCTGCCATTACCTGTCGGCAACCTCCACAAGGTGTTACAGGATGTTCAAGGCTAAATACTTCGGTCTTTGCTACTACAGCAATAGTTTCTATTGCTATCCCCGGAAATTGGCTGGAGGCTGCAAAAATGGCAACTCTCTCTGCACATAAACCAGAAGGATAAGCAGAATTCTCCTGGTTATTCCCTGTGAAAATTGTGCCATTTTCCAAACGTAACGCTGCACCTACAAAGAACCTGGAATAAGGGGCATAAGCCTGCTCTGCCGCTTCCCAAGCCATTTTTATGAGAATACGGTCTGATTCGGTTAACTCTTCATTGGAAGAGAACTCAGTATAGGCAACACTAAAAGTTCGTTGTATCATTTTCTGTAATTATGCAGTAAAGATAAAGGAATCTGTGTACAATAAGTAAATCAGCCGCGAATAGCAATAGCTGCACAAATACGAATTATCAGGGTTAAGAACTGATCGTTCCCGCATATGGACTAAGACTTGCTTTGCCCGGTTTCTTTCACATCCGGTTTCCTCCAACCAAATAATAATAATGAGGTCAGGAAAGCGTAAAAGGTAACTCCCTCCTGGGTTTCAAGAGTATCTTCCGTAAAAATGGAAATAAAAAATATGCACCAGAAAATCAGGTAAAAGTATGGTTGATAGGTTTTTACCTTTATCATAGGATAAAACAGAACAAACAAAAACCAAATTAAACCAAAAACTCCAAAAGCAACTGTTATTGAAAGGAATTGGTTGTGCGACCTTAATCTGAATTGTTGGTCCAGCATTGAATTGGCCTGCCGGTAGTAGTTTTTGAATGCTTCAGGCACATCACCTGTGCCTACACCAAAGAGTGGATGCTGTTTAATAATCTGTAACGATGACCGCCAGTACTCTATCCTTTGAATAAGGGAGCTTGAATTAGGATTATTATGATACCTGTAATTATCCCATCCGGTAAGCAAATTCTCAATCTGAGGCCTGATTTGGAACCACTGTCGCGATTTGGAATTTGTGAGTCCGGCTTCTATATTCCTGATATCCTGCCTGCTTAATTGGGCAATGCCAATAGAGTCTTTTCGAAGTTGCTTGGATGCCAGATACCTGATTAAGGTGTACCGAATATACTGCTGCTTACTGTCCAAACTGTCAATAGATACAGAACTTCTTTCCAACCACGATTTTCTTAATTCCTTGTCACAAATGTACAAACCTGTATAGCTGCCATTTTCTACCTTGAAGTTAACAGTATCATGATAGTATGAATTTCCATTGGGCGTATATAACTCCAGTTTGGTAAAATCAACAGCCTCTGTGCTTCTGAATTCTCTTGCTATCTTCAAAAAGTATAAGCCGGGGACAAGTATTAATGATAAGCCACTAACAAACAGAAGCAACTTTATACTGAGCCTGCTGGCTTTAAACGCAAAGTATAAGGCCATAAGAAAACTCATGATCAGGAATATCGCAATACCTGTTGAATACTTCAGGTAGAACATAATAAACAGGAACCAGAATGCCGTTAGAATAAATAATATCCGCTGCCATCGTACGAAAATATCTTTAAAATGTGCATAATAAAACAGGATAAAAATTGCAAATACTGCATTTAAACTAAACCTGATATGAGAAATATGCGCATTCATAGCCCGTGGATCAGCAACAGGTAATTGAATGAAAAGAATAAGCCTGTATAAGGTCCCTCCAAATAAGGCCGCAATATATCCCAGGAAAATCCAGAAAATCGTTCGTCTATCGAGGGCTGGACCTGTCGAGAAAAAAAGTGGCATTAATAAAAGGGGAAGCTTAGTCCTGAGATCCTTCATTGCATAGCTAAAATCAGATGTATAGAACAATCCGATAACATGCAGAAATAGCAGCGACGTCACTACCATCGCTGTTTTATTTCGAAAGAACAGACTGAATTTCTCGATCAGAGAAAGGAAAATAGAACGAAAAAATCCTTCTAAAAGCCTGACTATTCTTAAAGGATGGGATTTCTTTCCATTGAGGTATTCCGATAAATAACTGATGTCTGATTGATGAAGCAGCCAGAATCCTAACATCAGGAATTGGCTTAGACTAGTAGTGTATTTAGAAAGTGGAATTGAAGACAGAAGTAAGACAATCGAAATGTGGTAACACTTTGTATTCCAATAGTTAAACTCTGTCTTAAAATCCTTCATGAATGAAAATACTTTTACGATTTTTTCCCTGAAGATGCTTTGGTAGCCTTCTGAACACTTCCATCCAAAATACCTGAATATGTCTGCGAATCATTTAGAACATCAATGGCCTTGGCAATATCAGGATCAATGGAAAGTGATGATTCGATTCTTCCTTTTTGATAGTAATACCGGCTGATTACTTCTAATTGCAATAGTTCAAGAATCTCGTTCTTGTTTTCAATCATGTCTTTCTTCTTATGTTCAGTAATACCACTTTCGAGTGATTCAAAACTGGTTTTTAGCTCAGTCATGCACCCTTCTATCTCTGCAGCTTTCTTTAACTTTATAAGTTCACTCTCTATTGGGGTAGTGAACTCAAATCCTTTGGATTCAACAAATGCAGTAAACTCTTCATAGTCTTTGTCAGTGAGCTTAAATGCTGAAGCAGGTAAAATGGTGCCATGATTTTTGGCATATAGCGTGGCAAAATCAAAAACCATGTATTTCGTAACGAGATTATAAGCTATGGTGCTGAATCTAACAGAATCAGTGTCAACATCAGGGGAAACACCTTTACCGTCAAAAACTGTTCTGCCTCCTTTGGTTTTATAAGCAGTAATTAATGAATCTGGAATATGTTCAGCATGCCCGTCACGTTCATGTTTTGAATAATCAATGGCTTGAATGCACCGTCCTGAAGGTATATAATACTTAGCCACTGTTATCTTTACCTGGGTATTATAACTTAGTGGATACACATTCTGAACTAAACCCTTGCCAAAAGTGCGACGGCCAACAATAACTGCACGATCCAGATCCTGTAATGCGCCTGCAACTATTTCTGAAGCTGAAGCACTTGATCCGTTTACTAAGACTACCAATGGCATGTTTTCTTCAACGGGTTCCATGCTGGTTTTATAAGTCTTGTTTTTATCAACCTGTTTCCCCTTTGTACTAACAACAGTTTCTCCTTTGTTAACAAACAAGTTAACAAGATTAACGGCTTCAGTAAGCAATCCTCCGCCGTTATCACGTAAATCAAGGATTAAGGTTTCCATTGCATGATTCGTCTTCAGGTCTGTCAGTGCCTTCTTTACATCTCCTGAGCAGTTTTGAGTGAAACTGGTCAATTTGATATAGCCAACTTTTTGATTTAACATTCCATAATAGGGAACTGATTCAATTACTATTTTTTCCCTCAGGATTTCAAAAGTAAGCGGTTTATTCTCCCCTTCCCTTTGAACCAACAACTTGAGCGATGTCCCGGGCTGTCCTTTTAGAATTGTACTAACATCATCAACTGATTTTCCAGTGGTGCTCTTGTCATTAATTTTCAATATTTTGTCACCAGCTTTTAAGCCTGACTTTTGAGCAGGTGATTTCTCATAAGGCTCTGAAATTATAATAAATTCACCCTGCTTGTGGATGAGTGATCCAATACCTCCATACTCTCCCGTGGTCATAAACCGGTAATCTTCAATTTCTGCCTCAGGAATATAATTAGTGTATGGATCCAGTGACCCCAGCATAGCATCAATCCCTGTCTTAACCAATTCTGATGCATTTAACTCATCTACATAGTTACTGTTGATTTCTTTGTATAATGTGGCGAAAATGTCCAGGTTCTTGGAAATCTCAAAATTCTGAGAAGTTTGTGCCGAAACAGATTGAAAAATAGTGAACAAACCGATCAATAGTAGACCGATGTAGCGATTCGAAGTGTTTCTTATTTTAGTAGTCATAGTCTTTTAATTTTTAGTCTGGGTTATTAAGGTACCGGATCATAACCACTCCCTCCCCAAGGATGACAAGAGGAAATTCGCTTCAGGGTCAACCACCCACCTTTAAATGGGCCATGTTTACTGATCGCTTCAATACCATAGGCAGAACAACTGGGAGTGTATCGGCAGGATGGAGGTAAATAGGGTGATATACCCCCCTGGTAAATTCTGATGAGTATAATCAGAAATTTACTTAGTACTTTTTTAAGGGTGATATAAACTATTTTCATCTCAGAAAAGTTTCTGTTCCTGTGTTCTGATATTCAACAATTCTGCTGTCTACTGTGTTCGATAACGATAAAATTCAAAGGTTTATTTTCAGAGCGAAAGTATTTATTTGTCAATCCTTTCCTTCAATATTTCTGCTCTTACTTTCTTTCTCTGTTATCAATTCAAGTTTGCTAATAATTTGTTCCAGTGCTCGATTTACCTCCAGAAATGAAATGACCTTTTTCCCGGTATAAATAATCGCTAAACTCAAACCAGATTTGGACTCTTCAACAGGAGTATGAATCCGATATTTTAATCTGCGATACGATTCCCTGACCAGTCGTTTCATACGGTTACGATCTGCCGAAAGCCTGATATACTTTTTGGGAATCGATATTAAAACCTTCGGTCCGGGCTCTTCCGGTTGCTCTTCAATATGGTAAAGTACTTTGAAAGGATTTGCATAGAAAACACTACCATTCTCAAAAAGACTGTCTATGGCCTTCTTGCTGCATAATTTTTCAGTCTTTCTGAATGTTTCCCTGGTTCTTTTCTCTTCCATATAGCCCTAATGCCGCAAAGGTAATAAACAATGTCTAGACCTGTCAGTTAAGCTGGATCCAATTCTGGATTTTGAACTGCTTTTCCGGGGGCTTTCCCCCCCCTTTTTCACCCCACCGGGGGGGAGGAGAAATCAAAAGTTCAGGAATTAGTCATTTAGAAATCAATGGTAGAAATTTCAAATTGATTATCAATATGCATGAACAAAAAAAAACTGCCTTATTTGAAAGGCAGTTTTCAAATACTATTTGTTGGAGTTATTTTTTGTTGTTCTTAATCAGATACTGGTCTATTGCCATAGTCATGGATGGAGCAGATGCACTTGGAGCAGGGATGTTAACTACTAGGCCGGCATCAGTTGCTGCCTGTGCTGTGGTTGAACCAAAGGCACCTATGAGTTTGTCACCTTGCTGGAAATCAGGCCAGTTATAGAATAATGATCTGATACCTTGAGGACTGAAGAAAACTATCATATCAAAAGAATTGATATCAACCAGATCCTTCATCTCTGCAGGAAGGGTGCGATACATGATAGCTTCTGTAAATTGAACCTTAATGGATTCGAAAAGATTTGGTAATTCTTTGTTATGACTGTCAGAACAAGGAATCAGAAATTTCTCGGTCTTATGCTTCTTTACAACGTCCATCATCTGCTGCACATCCGGAGCATGAAAGATCTTTCTCTTACGGAATTGAACATACTTCTGCAAATAGAAAGCAATGGATTCCGACATGCAAAAGTATTTCATTGTTTCTGGAACATCAACCCTTACTTCTTTTGAGATCCTGAAAAATTGATCAACAGCATGCTTACTATTGAAAACAATAGCAGTATATTCATTGATATAAATTCTTTCATCACGGAATTCTCGTATAGTAACACCTTCAATCTTGAAGAACTTATGGAATTCGATATGAACCCCATGTTTCTTAATGATTTCACCATAAGGAGATTTTTCAATCTCGGCCGGTACGGGTTGAGAAATTAGTATGTTCTTGATTTTCAAAACTTTCTGGTTTTATTTCTGTGCAAATCATTGAATATCAAAAACAGGCTTTTCATAAGTGCCTGATGATTTTTACCACGATTAACAAGGGTAAAATTTCGAGGGTGCAAAGGTATAAAATTAAATGGAATATGGAAAATTTTGAATTGGAGAATCCGATAAGAATACTTCTTATAAATCTATAGCTCAATAAAATGGTCAGAAGAGCAAATGCTATCCAAAATAAGGGCAAATCTTTCCAGTAAAAAATCAGAAGTAAAAATGGGAAAATGACTAAGCCTAAGGTATGGTTGAAAATTAATGTATTAAGCCGGTATGCATGTGCATGCTCCCAGGTTTTGAAAATGGATCCAGTTGCTCTGATAACTAATCCTTTCAAAATAACATAAGCTACTACGATAGTTAAAATGAACAGATAGAAAACATAACTTGGGAATTGATCAGGTACATATCCATAAATTACAGAAAACTTATAGATCATTAATGATATCGATGTTAGGAAAATAAAACCTAAACCAAGCGTAATTCTCTCATTATAAAGATTTCCCTCACGCTCAAGTTGATTAACATAATAAGGTAAGGCTACTGATCGGAAAATCTGTGTGAGTCGCTTCGAATGATTAGTCTGGATCCATGCAAGTATCAATAAACAAACAAAAACCAATCCCGTAACCCAATCAATCGAAGGCTGGTGTATCGGTTTCGGACCATGGCTGACGGGCTGAAGTTGATGACTGCTGAAAATGGAAGGGACGGGCTTGAGTTCTAATGATCGAACTGAAGGAGTTTGATAATCATATATGCTAAAATTACCATATTGTTTTA from Bacteroidales bacterium includes these protein-coding regions:
- a CDS encoding DUF4271 domain-containing protein; this encodes MNDHLPRFKPYPLISDTVGFFKASVPITNQSAGYSKQVIKQYGNFSIYDYQTPSVRSLELKPVPSIFSSHQLQPVSHGPKPIHQPSIDWVTGLVFVCLLILAWIQTNHSKRLTQIFRSVALPYYVNQLEREGNLYNERITLGLGFIFLTSISLMIYKFSVIYGYVPDQFPSYVFYLFILTIVVAYVILKGLVIRATGSIFKTWEHAHAYRLNTLIFNHTLGLVIFPFLLLIFYWKDLPLFWIAFALLTILLSYRFIRSILIGFSNSKFSIFHLILYLCTLEILPLLIVVKIIRHL
- a CDS encoding ChaN family lipoprotein: MKSILIITLLSLFLISMKSDKPAYCLFNDKGKPTSYQTLIEEAAKADIVMFGELHNVSICHWLQLELTKDLYQLKGKKLILGAEMFETDNQLLINEYLSGSIKEKNFETEVKLWPNYKTDYKPLLNFAKDSSLHFIATNVPRRYASMVNKSGFEALDNLDQEAYRLIADRPIAFDPELGCYKNMLKEMGESEHVSQTITMAQALKDATMAQSILRNWTAGSTFLHFNGTYHSDNYEGIVWYLKKSAPTLRILTISTVEQPDPVKLSEDQEGKGDYIIVIPEAMSRTY
- a CDS encoding GtrA family protein — translated: MFRFLTEELIIKFLKFGAVGATGVVVDFGFTYVSKEILKIQKYVANAIGFTIAATTNYFLNRWWTFHSNNPDIGIEYSRFLFISILGLGINTFVIWLLVSRYNRNFYLSKLFAIGVVTIWNFILNLIFTFA
- the yidD gene encoding membrane protein insertion efficiency factor YidD — its product is MKIVYITLKKVLSKFLIILIRIYQGGISPYLPPSCRYTPSCSAYGIEAISKHGPFKGGWLTLKRISSCHPWGGSGYDPVP
- a CDS encoding S41 family peptidase; protein product: MTTKIRNTSNRYIGLLLIGLFTIFQSVSAQTSQNFEISKNLDIFATLYKEINSNYVDELNASELVKTGIDAMLGSLDPYTNYIPEAEIEDYRFMTTGEYGGIGSLIHKQGEFIIISEPYEKSPAQKSGLKAGDKILKINDKSTTGKSVDDVSTILKGQPGTSLKLLVQREGENKPLTFEILREKIVIESVPYYGMLNQKVGYIKLTSFTQNCSGDVKKALTDLKTNHAMETLILDLRDNGGGLLTEAVNLVNLFVNKGETVVSTKGKQVDKNKTYKTSMEPVEENMPLVVLVNGSSASASEIVAGALQDLDRAVIVGRRTFGKGLVQNVYPLSYNTQVKITVAKYYIPSGRCIQAIDYSKHERDGHAEHIPDSLITAYKTKGGRTVFDGKGVSPDVDTDSVRFSTIAYNLVTKYMVFDFATLYAKNHGTILPASAFKLTDKDYEEFTAFVESKGFEFTTPIESELIKLKKAAEIEGCMTELKTSFESLESGITEHKKKDMIENKNEILELLQLEVISRYYYQKGRIESSLSIDPDIAKAIDVLNDSQTYSGILDGSVQKATKASSGKKS
- a CDS encoding uroporphyrinogen-III synthase, whose translation is MKIKNILISQPVPAEIEKSPYGEIIKKHGVHIEFHKFFKIEGVTIREFRDERIYINEYTAIVFNSKHAVDQFFRISKEVRVDVPETMKYFCMSESIAFYLQKYVQFRKRKIFHAPDVQQMMDVVKKHKTEKFLIPCSDSHNKELPNLFESIKVQFTEAIMYRTLPAEMKDLVDINSFDMIVFFSPQGIRSLFYNWPDFQQGDKLIGAFGSTTAQAATDAGLVVNIPAPSASAPSMTMAIDQYLIKNNKK
- a CDS encoding M20/M25/M40 family metallo-hydrolase; amino-acid sequence: MKVRHISLIIICLFGLSLSLSAQLQKSDASVQAWPTTGFSPEITELDLHYEIGFLASDSLKGRRPGMNEEIVAAQYIREIFSKAGLSLPLNKGLQEFTIVADIFPGPQNIFTFDNVSAELNKDFVPLSFSSNAEVIASAAFAGYGFDIDLDSLKWNDYLGLDVKGKWVVILRGDPEPEKSNSAFIAFEQERSKVLTAKDKGAAGVLLVTPSDIDKSDALMHVQYDKTPSDAGIPVLNITRALADKILGSMNYTVADLEASIKSDHKPLSFYLPITINGKTDLIQKKVQTNNVIGVIKGNDPILAEEYIVIGAHYDHLGLGGENSGSRIPDEIAVHNGADDNASGTAGLLELAQWLQSKQKELKRSIMFVAFAGEEMGLLGSREFIKNPPVDKGKMIAMINMDMIGRLNPVSKTISVGGTGTSVESDTIIATLSANRSFVVNRSPDGYGPSDHASFYSENIPVFYFTTGAHEDYHTPSDDLEKLDLKGQVAILEMIADLAELLSVKPERLTFKEAGTKQAARYGRNMKVTLGIIPDMVSSDNNGLRVDGTRKGGPAEKAGILKGDVIIALDGQTVTNIYDYMSRLGKIKPGQVAGVEILRNGKKEILIVQF
- a CDS encoding HmuY family protein; translation: MTRLILISTVILPLLFLTACFKEDEKVTPHLPGNTLVDTVELTNLYKYQVFYELNSATSVGSSLRKQWDIAFESSPEGWHIRLNTSCFMYAAAFPGQEFGIMADTTNASWKFDNSNGDADSLAIGKWFTVNGNDTVSNGNLLIVNRGIDELGNDRGYRQLIIDSLSGGIFYFRTAKFNGSDQKSYVLNKVPGSNYSLFSFDTGVSPLEEPPSNAWDLMFTQYTTLLYTDLGEPYPYLVTGVLMNPVNVSVARDTSHTFSEITIESVEGLQFSNQQDFIGYDWKYYDFDTGSYTVDLNKIYVIRDNKGFLYKLRFLGFYNNLGEKGFPSFEFQRL
- a CDS encoding ribonuclease P protein component yields the protein MEEKRTRETFRKTEKLCSKKAIDSLFENGSVFYANPFKVLYHIEEQPEEPGPKVLISIPKKYIRLSADRNRMKRLVRESYRRLKYRIHTPVEESKSGLSLAIIYTGKKVISFLEVNRALEQIISKLELITEKESKSRNIEGKD
- a CDS encoding cytidine deaminase yields the protein MIQRTFSVAYTEFSSNEELTESDRILIKMAWEAAEQAYAPYSRFFVGAALRLENGTIFTGNNQENSAYPSGLCAERVAIFAASSQFPGIAIETIAVVAKTEVFSLEHPVTPCGGCRQVMAEYENLSGKPIRTILQGSNSITWIVEGVNNFLPLMFEGNQLKK
- a CDS encoding O-antigen ligase family protein, which codes for MLGFWLLHQSDISYLSEYLNGKKSHPLRIVRLLEGFFRSIFLSLIEKFSLFFRNKTAMVVTSLLFLHVIGLFYTSDFSYAMKDLRTKLPLLLMPLFFSTGPALDRRTIFWIFLGYIAALFGGTLYRLILFIQLPVADPRAMNAHISHIRFSLNAVFAIFILFYYAHFKDIFVRWQRILFILTAFWFLFIMFYLKYSTGIAIFLIMSFLMALYFAFKASRLSIKLLLFVSGLSLILVPGLYFLKIAREFRSTEAVDFTKLELYTPNGNSYYHDTVNFKVENGSYTGLYICDKELRKSWLERSSVSIDSLDSKQQYIRYTLIRYLASKQLRKDSIGIAQLSRQDIRNIEAGLTNSKSRQWFQIRPQIENLLTGWDNYRYHNNPNSSSLIQRIEYWRSSLQIIKQHPLFGVGTGDVPEAFKNYYRQANSMLDQQFRLRSHNQFLSITVAFGVFGLIWFLFVLFYPMIKVKTYQPYFYLIFWCIFFISIFTEDTLETQEGVTFYAFLTSLLLFGWRKPDVKETGQSKS